A section of the bacterium genome encodes:
- a CDS encoding DUF4197 domain-containing protein, which yields MSTALQQALSIATANSSEKLSKKNGYYKDELFKITFPNEARKVENTLRSLGMNTLVDKTILSLNQAAEAAANQAKPIFLNAIRQMTFKDVRTIVLGSENAATRYFKEKTLSQLKHSFSPIIKNKLDAVNANQYWKTVMSSYNKIPTVEPVQTNLTAYVTEKAIDGLFLSLAQEEKKIRENPTLRTTEALKQVFAYADANKN from the coding sequence ATGTCAACAGCTTTACAACAAGCCTTATCTATTGCAACCGCTAACAGCTCTGAAAAACTGTCTAAGAAGAATGGTTATTACAAGGATGAACTGTTTAAAATAACTTTTCCAAACGAAGCCCGTAAAGTTGAAAATACTTTACGATCATTAGGCATGAACACCTTGGTTGATAAAACGATACTGTCTCTTAATCAAGCTGCCGAAGCCGCAGCAAACCAAGCAAAACCAATCTTTTTAAATGCGATCAGACAAATGACTTTTAAAGATGTGCGCACTATTGTCCTTGGCTCTGAAAATGCAGCAACCCGCTATTTTAAAGAAAAAACACTGTCACAGCTTAAACATAGTTTTTCACCAATTATTAAAAACAAACTGGATGCTGTAAACGCTAACCAATATTGGAAAACAGTTATGAGTAGCTATAACAAAATCCCCACTGTTGAACCTGTGCAAACCAATCTAACTGCATATGTGACCGAAAAAGCCATTGATGGTTTATTTTTATCACTTGCTCAAGAAGAAAAAAAAATCAGAGAAAACCCAACACTAAGAACAACCGAGGCTTTAAAACAAGTCTTCGCTTATGCCGATGCTAACAAAAATTAA
- a CDS encoding AbgT family transporter, translating to MSAKTQSKPNFFSRFLNFVEWAGNLLPHPVTLFAYFTLAIILLSGLAEWMGLEVIDPRPVGAKGRSADGVIKAVSLLSAEGIRWLYQNLVKNFTNFAPLGTVLVALLGVGVAEGSGLIRTAVRSFILKAPRSLVTFNLVFAGILSNTASELGYVVLIPLGGYIFKSIGRHPLAGMAATFAGVSGGYSANLLIGTLDPLLAGITQEAARLIAPEYTVHAAVNWYFMMASTFIIAAIGTWVTEKIVEPKLGNYDEKYADENDQNEEELLKKTTPLEIKGMKWAFISTLLLSVILLLCVIPENAILRDPETGAILRSPFLRGIVSSIFVFFLIPGVVYGKITGAFKSDKDVINSMAKSMSTMGLYIVIVFAAAQFINCFKWTNLGLIFAVKGAQWMQELGLQGGLIFFPFIIVCALVNLSLGSASAQWAATAPIFVPMLMLLGFSPEVIQAAYRIGDSSTNIITPMMSYFGLILAFAYRFDKRTGVGTIISTMLPYSILFMLAWSILFYVWVFVFGLPVGPGAPTYFTP from the coding sequence ATGTCGGCAAAAACTCAATCCAAACCCAATTTTTTTTCACGTTTTCTTAATTTTGTTGAATGGGCAGGTAATCTCTTACCTCACCCCGTTACCCTGTTTGCATACTTTACTTTGGCTATCATTTTATTAAGTGGTTTAGCCGAGTGGATGGGTTTAGAAGTTATTGACCCAAGGCCTGTTGGCGCAAAAGGTCGAAGTGCCGATGGCGTCATTAAAGCCGTAAGTTTACTCAGTGCTGAAGGTATCCGCTGGCTCTACCAAAACTTGGTTAAAAACTTTACCAACTTTGCCCCCTTGGGAACTGTATTGGTTGCCCTGTTGGGTGTGGGTGTAGCAGAAGGCTCAGGGTTAATCAGAACCGCTGTAAGAAGTTTTATTTTAAAAGCACCCAGAAGCTTGGTTACATTTAATTTAGTTTTTGCAGGTATTCTTTCTAACACGGCTTCAGAACTTGGTTATGTGGTTTTAATTCCTCTGGGTGGTTATATTTTTAAGTCTATTGGTAGACACCCCCTGGCAGGTATGGCGGCGACTTTTGCAGGGGTTTCTGGCGGTTATAGTGCCAACTTATTGATAGGAACACTAGACCCTCTCTTGGCCGGCATCACTCAAGAAGCGGCCAGGCTTATCGCTCCTGAATATACTGTCCACGCCGCTGTTAATTGGTATTTCATGATGGCCAGCACTTTTATTATTGCAGCCATTGGTACTTGGGTCACTGAAAAAATTGTTGAACCCAAACTCGGAAACTATGATGAAAAATATGCCGATGAAAATGATCAAAACGAAGAGGAACTTTTAAAAAAGACAACACCTTTAGAAATCAAAGGTATGAAATGGGCATTTATATCAACCTTGCTGCTTTCTGTTATTTTACTACTTTGTGTTATTCCAGAAAATGCTATTTTACGTGACCCTGAAACAGGAGCTATTTTAAGATCGCCTTTTTTGAGAGGTATTGTGAGCAGTATCTTTGTTTTCTTTTTAATCCCTGGGGTTGTGTATGGAAAAATCACTGGCGCCTTTAAATCAGATAAAGATGTCATTAACTCTATGGCAAAATCTATGAGTACTATGGGGCTTTATATTGTTATTGTTTTTGCTGCTGCTCAATTCATCAATTGTTTTAAATGGACCAACTTGGGCTTAATTTTTGCAGTCAAGGGCGCTCAATGGATGCAGGAACTGGGGTTACAAGGTGGACTTATCTTTTTCCCATTCATCATTGTGTGTGCTCTGGTTAACTTAAGTTTAGGAAGTGCTTCTGCTCAATGGGCAGCTACAGCGCCCATCTTTGTTCCCATGCTAATGCTTTTAGGCTTTAGTCCAGAAGTCATACAAGCTGCTTACAGAATTGGTGATTCCAGCACCAACATTATCACCCCAATGATGTCATATTTTGGTCTCATCTTAGCGTTTGCGTATCGCTTCGATAAAAGAACCGGTGTGGGAACCATTATCAGCACCATGCTCCCTTACTCTATATTGTTTATGTTAGCCTGGAGTATATTATTTTATGTTTGGGTTTTTGTCTTTGGTTTACCCGTAGGTCCAGGAGCACCCACCTACTTCACACCATAA